One Macrobrachium rosenbergii isolate ZJJX-2024 chromosome 10, ASM4041242v1, whole genome shotgun sequence DNA window includes the following coding sequences:
- the LOC136842502 gene encoding uncharacterized protein isoform X1 yields the protein MEAHGPAEKEASEVLRSFNMLGAPPSTQNEPQNLSTATSQPMVMVPPHPPPQWHIHSQPLHLMAYQPQGNQPIQQNNDNNQQQQQQPPPNGQPPPPQGPPPQGPPQPGPQISHMTADQLSQLQPPPLEHSIWSTTDMDGQNGMNSNYNMNDMQSQEGDNNMSVNDEEQETKPKIKKEVKKKRKLADLLAEGIDPTKLEENSDQVRDRFEKGCECEGDNCFKNMNPEFVFRHRLNIAELTKNEHDMYLMGVTMACLANPEETSRHKERKRLRASYVFQGKKVCLDAFLYLENCTHYQLKAIRKHVMVNGVTPRVHGNHGKKPPNTFPLDTYQHAAAFLQSYIARYSPNTNTPKKPNKTGKSPPVYLPADITRKKIHNAYKEYCEHFEPDVKVMGYSSFRHFMKEQFPNVKFFRMDKKAERSQGQSDDDDDENDNGTGAQPTAPPQDQRQDQRVETGAQQVMQQQQQQQQQQQQQQQQQQQQQQQQQQQPQQTQPPQEPPKDARNTPPVTAAPTVSVPPNTHPGPGVPVSMPHAPISSNYPAYSHVQLPLNLQTQQPLYSACMQPGMFPPGQAPTQVRPTGFPYTSL from the exons ATGGAAGCCCATGGACCGGCGGAAAAAGAAGCAAGTGAAGTTTTACGCTCATTCAACATGCTTGGGGCACCACCCTCCACACAG AACGAACCACAGAATTTGTCCACTGCCACATCTCAGCCCATGGTCATGGttcctcctcatccccctccGCAGTGGCACATCCATTCACAACCCCTCCACTTGATGGCCTACCAG CCTCAAGGAAACCAACccattcaacaaaataatgacaacaatcaacagcagcaacaacagccaCCACCAAATGGCCAGCCACCTCCTCCTCAGGGACCTCCTCCTCAAGGTCCTCCCCAACCAGGTCCTCAGATCTCACACATGACAGCAGATCAGCTGTCACAGCTTCAGCCACCTCCTCTTGAGCATTCAATTTGGTCTACCACTGACATGG ATGGTCAGAATGGGATGAATTCTAATTACAATATGAATGATATGCAAAGTCAAGAAGGGGACAACAACATGAGTGTTAATGATGAGGAGCAAGAAACCAAACCCAAAATCAAAAaagaggtgaagaagaagaggaaacttgCAGATCTGTTAGCAGAAGGCATTGATCCTACAAAGTTAGAAGAGAACAGTGATCAAGTGAGAGATCGTTTTGAAAAAGGTTGTGAATGTGAAGGGGACAACTGTTTTAAGAACATGAATCCTGAGTTTGTGTTCAGGCATAGACTGAATATTGCAGAGCTAACAAAAAATGAACATGACATGTATCTCATGGGAGTTACTATGGCTTGTCTGGCTAACCCTGAAGAGACTTCTCGTcacaaggagagaaagagactcAGGGCATCCTATGTGTTTCAAGGCAAGAAGGTTTGTTTGGATGCCTTTCTTTATTTAGAGAACTGCACACATTATCAGCTCAAAGCCATTAGGAAGCATGTTATGGTGAATGGAGTGACTCCTAGAGTACATGGTAATCATGGTAAGAAGCCTCCAAATACATTCCCACTTGATACTTACCAACATGCTGCTGCATTCTTACAGAGTTATATCGCTCGGTACTCGCCAAACACAAATACGCCCAAGAAGCCCAATAAAACTGGGAAGTCTCCGCCAGTGTACTTGCCCGCAGACATTACCCGAAAGAAAATTCACAATGCTTACAAGGAATATTGTGAACATTTTGAACCTGATGTGAAGGTGATGGGTTATTCCTCATTCAGACATTTTATGAAAGAACAATTTCCGAACGTTAAGTTCTTCCGTATGGACAAAAAGGCTGAGAGATCTCAAGGccagagtgatgatgatgatgatgagaatgatAATGGCACTGGTGCTCAACCTACTGCACCTCCACAGGATCAAAGACAAGATCAGCGAGTGGAAACAGGGGCACAGCAGGTcatgcaacagcagcagcaacagcaacaacagcagcagcagcaacaacagcagcagcagcagcaacaacaacagcagcagcaacagcctCAACAAACGCAGCCTCCTCAGGAACCACCCAAAGATGCCCGCAACACGCCACCTGTCACAGCAGCACCAACTGTTTCTGTTCCTCCCAACACACACCCTGGCCCTGGGGTACCAGTTTCAATGCCCCATGCCCCTATAAGCAGCAATTATCCTGCATACTCACATGTACAACTGCCCCTTAACCTGCAAACGCAGCAGCCTTTGTATTCAGCTTGTATGCAACCAGGAATGTTCCCTCCAGGGCAAGCACCAACACAAGTGAGACCAACAGGTTTTCCATACACCAGCTTGTAG
- the LOC136842502 gene encoding uncharacterized protein isoform X2 translates to MEAHGPAEKEASEVLRSFNMLGAPPSTQNLSTATSQPMVMVPPHPPPQWHIHSQPLHLMAYQPQGNQPIQQNNDNNQQQQQQPPPNGQPPPPQGPPPQGPPQPGPQISHMTADQLSQLQPPPLEHSIWSTTDMDGQNGMNSNYNMNDMQSQEGDNNMSVNDEEQETKPKIKKEVKKKRKLADLLAEGIDPTKLEENSDQVRDRFEKGCECEGDNCFKNMNPEFVFRHRLNIAELTKNEHDMYLMGVTMACLANPEETSRHKERKRLRASYVFQGKKVCLDAFLYLENCTHYQLKAIRKHVMVNGVTPRVHGNHGKKPPNTFPLDTYQHAAAFLQSYIARYSPNTNTPKKPNKTGKSPPVYLPADITRKKIHNAYKEYCEHFEPDVKVMGYSSFRHFMKEQFPNVKFFRMDKKAERSQGQSDDDDDENDNGTGAQPTAPPQDQRQDQRVETGAQQVMQQQQQQQQQQQQQQQQQQQQQQQQQQQPQQTQPPQEPPKDARNTPPVTAAPTVSVPPNTHPGPGVPVSMPHAPISSNYPAYSHVQLPLNLQTQQPLYSACMQPGMFPPGQAPTQVRPTGFPYTSL, encoded by the exons ATGGAAGCCCATGGACCGGCGGAAAAAGAAGCAAGTGAAGTTTTACGCTCATTCAACATGCTTGGGGCACCACCCTCCACACAG AATTTGTCCACTGCCACATCTCAGCCCATGGTCATGGttcctcctcatccccctccGCAGTGGCACATCCATTCACAACCCCTCCACTTGATGGCCTACCAG CCTCAAGGAAACCAACccattcaacaaaataatgacaacaatcaacagcagcaacaacagccaCCACCAAATGGCCAGCCACCTCCTCCTCAGGGACCTCCTCCTCAAGGTCCTCCCCAACCAGGTCCTCAGATCTCACACATGACAGCAGATCAGCTGTCACAGCTTCAGCCACCTCCTCTTGAGCATTCAATTTGGTCTACCACTGACATGG ATGGTCAGAATGGGATGAATTCTAATTACAATATGAATGATATGCAAAGTCAAGAAGGGGACAACAACATGAGTGTTAATGATGAGGAGCAAGAAACCAAACCCAAAATCAAAAaagaggtgaagaagaagaggaaacttgCAGATCTGTTAGCAGAAGGCATTGATCCTACAAAGTTAGAAGAGAACAGTGATCAAGTGAGAGATCGTTTTGAAAAAGGTTGTGAATGTGAAGGGGACAACTGTTTTAAGAACATGAATCCTGAGTTTGTGTTCAGGCATAGACTGAATATTGCAGAGCTAACAAAAAATGAACATGACATGTATCTCATGGGAGTTACTATGGCTTGTCTGGCTAACCCTGAAGAGACTTCTCGTcacaaggagagaaagagactcAGGGCATCCTATGTGTTTCAAGGCAAGAAGGTTTGTTTGGATGCCTTTCTTTATTTAGAGAACTGCACACATTATCAGCTCAAAGCCATTAGGAAGCATGTTATGGTGAATGGAGTGACTCCTAGAGTACATGGTAATCATGGTAAGAAGCCTCCAAATACATTCCCACTTGATACTTACCAACATGCTGCTGCATTCTTACAGAGTTATATCGCTCGGTACTCGCCAAACACAAATACGCCCAAGAAGCCCAATAAAACTGGGAAGTCTCCGCCAGTGTACTTGCCCGCAGACATTACCCGAAAGAAAATTCACAATGCTTACAAGGAATATTGTGAACATTTTGAACCTGATGTGAAGGTGATGGGTTATTCCTCATTCAGACATTTTATGAAAGAACAATTTCCGAACGTTAAGTTCTTCCGTATGGACAAAAAGGCTGAGAGATCTCAAGGccagagtgatgatgatgatgatgagaatgatAATGGCACTGGTGCTCAACCTACTGCACCTCCACAGGATCAAAGACAAGATCAGCGAGTGGAAACAGGGGCACAGCAGGTcatgcaacagcagcagcaacagcaacaacagcagcagcagcaacaacagcagcagcagcagcaacaacaacagcagcagcaacagcctCAACAAACGCAGCCTCCTCAGGAACCACCCAAAGATGCCCGCAACACGCCACCTGTCACAGCAGCACCAACTGTTTCTGTTCCTCCCAACACACACCCTGGCCCTGGGGTACCAGTTTCAATGCCCCATGCCCCTATAAGCAGCAATTATCCTGCATACTCACATGTACAACTGCCCCTTAACCTGCAAACGCAGCAGCCTTTGTATTCAGCTTGTATGCAACCAGGAATGTTCCCTCCAGGGCAAGCACCAACACAAGTGAGACCAACAGGTTTTCCATACACCAGCTTGTAG